The bacterium BMS3Abin08 genome contains the following window.
TCCTGAATACCCGCTCATTAAAGGGTATCAGTAATTTTTCCGAGATTAACTGGGATGCCTCGATGGTTCTTATATCCAGGACCTTCACATCAGGCCTCAGTCCCCTCTCAGCCATATCCTCATAAAAGTCCGGGATCTTGATCATGATCTGGTCTATCTTGGGTTCTTCTACAAAGGTACCCTTTCCTTTTATGGTATACAGAAGCCCGTCATCTATTAGTTTCCGGAGGGCTAACCTGACGGTTGTCCTGCTGATATCGTATTTCCTGCAAAGCTCCGCCTCTGAAGGCATCATGTCATGAGGTTTGAATTCACCGTCCTTGATCTGCCGGTATATTATATCCTTAAGCTGCATGTAAGCTGCTACGGGAGATTTCTTGTTAATCGTCGCCGTCGTTGTCATCATCATATCATTATCCTGATCATACACGGTATAACCCCCCCCCTCTCTGTCATTACATGTTATGACAGATCGTAACAGATTTTCAATTATTTGTCAACCCCCGACCCGAGGCGCTAAAATTTCACCTTTGGCGTTGCCTTCTCAGCCGTAGGTATCTCATAGTACTCTGCCTCACCTACTCCTGCCAAAGAGGCAAAGAACCTTCCAAACACGGTCCTCCTGTATGTATTAAGGGCACGGACTGCATCATTATAACGTTTCCTCTCAACGGCGATCCTGTTCTCCGTACCCTCAAGACTGTCCTGAAGCTTAAGGAAAGACTCATTGGCTTTCAACTCAGGATAGGCCTCTTTAAGTAGGAGCAGGCGTGAAAGCACACCTTCAAGTCCGCGTGAGGCCTGGATTTTCGCACCGACGGTTTTTGCCTGAAAATACTTTGTCCTCGCCTCAGCTATATTCTCAAAGAGTTCCTTCTCGTGTTTCGCATACCCCTTTACCGTCTCAACGAGATTGGGTATCAGGTCATACCGCCTCTTCAGCTGGTTTTCAACCTGGGCCCACTGTGCCTTCACCTGTTCATCCATGGTAATCACCTTGTTGTACTGTGCAATCCCCCAGCCGATGCTGCCTGATACGGAAAACAGAAAAATTACAAGCACGATCAGAAAGATCTTCAATCCCTTACTCATTTACAACCTCCCTGTAATTATTAATTGTTGTCTGAGGTGTTACTTGCTCACCATCCACCGGAGGCCCCACCGCCGCCGAAACCACCGCCACCGCCGCCGCCGAAACCGCCGCCGCCGGACCAGCCCCCCCTTCTGCCGCCAATACCTGAGAACAGTAAGAGAAGCAGAAAGAGCCGGGGGTTTTTTATAAAGAGAATTACTGCAAGTATAAGTAAGACAACAGTCAGTATTGTCCCGGGCAGCCCCATCTCTTTCCTTACCCTGGAACCGGAGGTCCTGACCCTGGGCATCCCTGTTATCTCAACACCCGCACTCCTTGCAATCTTCTGGGCCACCACAACAGTGGCGGCATATATGCCTGTAGAATAATCCCCCTTCCTGAAATAGGGGACTACGTATTGCCTGCCGATGGAGCCGACAAGGCTGTCGGGCAGTATCCCCTCAAGCCCGTAACCGATCTCAAATCTGTATTTCCTGTCCTTTACTGCAACGGAAAAAAGGACGCCGTTGTCCTTTCCCTTCTGTCCGAGTTTCCATTTCTCTGCAATCCTGATGGAAAATCCGTCTATGCTTTCTCCATCGAGGCTCTGTACGGTCAGGACGACCATCTGTGCCGTGGTCTTCTGTTGCAGTTCCCTGAGGTAGTTATTCATCTTCCTCTCAACATCATCTCTGATGACACCGGCAAGGTCAACTACATAGTTTCGGGGCACCTCCGGAGGTTTCGGCGTGGAAGCCCATGGGATCGAGGTCAGACAGAATAGTGCAATAAAAGAAAGGAATAAAATCCTACGCATGGAGGTCATCAATAATCTTACCTATTCTCTCTGTGGCCAGGTAGTGCTGCTTGAAGGCGGATATGAGTTCATCCATAGAGAGGGTTATTTCCTTCCTCCTGAGGAGGAGTATCCTTTCAAACACCCCTGCCTCGATTGACGTCACTTCCTGAAGTACAACTATAACATCATGACTTTTGATGGGAGGCTCCTTGCCAAGGAGATAAATAATTGCCCTGAACAGTGGAAGATACCCGGCAATTGACTCTGAAAGTCTCTCGTTCAGGAGCCCCTTGTCCCCGAGAGAAGAGATAAACCCCTGTCTCAGCCAGATGAGCTTTGTCTTTATCTCTCTCTCGCATTGAAGTCTCAGATAATCCCTCTTGATCTCCAATCCCGATAGTATGTCATCACCAAAAACGGTTTTGTGTATCATCCTGAAATTGAAAAATTCTATGGGAAACACATCAAGAGAGGTACCGATGTATTCAGGAGTCATAATCAATGGTGCCGCAACACCCTTTTTCTTATATGTCTTGCCGAGAGGGGCCAGAAATACAAGAAAATCAAGAT
Protein-coding sequences here:
- the yvoA gene encoding HTH-type transcriptional repressor YvoA, with the translated sequence MMMTTTATINKKSPVAAYMQLKDIIYRQIKDGEFKPHDMMPSEAELCRKYDISRTTVRLALRKLIDDGLLYTIKGKGTFVEEPKIDQIMIKIPDFYEDMAERGLRPDVKVLDIRTIEASQLISEKLLIPFNERVFRIKRLFLANDKPYILEKKFIVCRDCRILNSCTHNYMPNIEDEEIFDVLAGKCHICREYADVSIEATTIRSDESEYLKVPVGSMAFYVDMVAYKKDDTPCGWIASVMRGDLYRFKTRVFNFPAV
- a CDS encoding lemA family protein, whose protein sequence is MSKGLKIFLIVLVIFLFSVSGSIGWGIAQYNKVITMDEQVKAQWAQVENQLKRRYDLIPNLVETVKGYAKHEKELFENIAEARTKYFQAKTVGAKIQASRGLEGVLSRLLLLKEAYPELKANESFLKLQDSLEGTENRIAVERKRYNDAVRALNTYRRTVFGRFFASLAGVGEAEYYEIPTAEKATPKVKF